A single region of the Halorussus gelatinilyticus genome encodes:
- the ygfZ gene encoding CAF17-like 4Fe-4S cluster assembly/insertion protein YgfZ codes for MTVIEDEQADLGAEWTAVGDREVPADYGRPDRAHAAVRNVVGVTEMPYGVVTVGGDDRVEYVDNVVSNDVPTADGEGAYALLLDPQGGVELDMYVYNAGEQLLLFVPPGEADALADEWREKVFIQDVEISVATDDFAVFGVHGPKATEKIASVLNGASSPAEHLSFVRGRIASVGVTVIRTDAPTGEEGFEVVCTTGTTVNETGEERANAELVFDTLLNQGLNAAPFGRTTWESLTLEAGTPLFESELRGRIPNVVGLRNAVDFEKGCFVGQEVVSRVENRGQPSQRLVGLRPEAVPDSGAAVFRGDEAVGEVTRAVESPTAGEPVAFGVVDFETDESNLTVRVGGEEVPAELADLPFVEGSDRSARVPEY; via the coding sequence ATGACTGTCATCGAGGACGAGCAGGCCGACCTCGGGGCGGAGTGGACCGCGGTGGGCGACCGAGAGGTACCTGCCGACTACGGGCGACCCGACCGCGCGCACGCCGCGGTCCGGAACGTCGTCGGCGTCACCGAGATGCCCTACGGCGTGGTCACGGTCGGCGGCGACGACCGCGTGGAGTACGTGGACAACGTGGTGTCGAACGACGTGCCGACCGCCGACGGCGAGGGCGCCTACGCGCTCCTGCTCGACCCGCAGGGCGGCGTCGAGTTGGACATGTACGTCTACAACGCGGGCGAGCAACTCCTGCTGTTCGTCCCGCCGGGCGAGGCCGACGCGCTCGCCGACGAGTGGCGCGAGAAGGTCTTCATCCAAGACGTGGAGATTTCGGTCGCCACCGACGACTTCGCGGTGTTCGGCGTCCACGGCCCGAAGGCGACCGAGAAGATAGCCAGCGTGCTGAACGGCGCGTCCTCGCCCGCCGAACACCTGTCCTTCGTCCGCGGGCGAATCGCCTCGGTCGGCGTCACCGTGATTCGGACCGACGCGCCGACCGGCGAGGAGGGGTTCGAGGTGGTCTGCACCACCGGGACGACCGTCAACGAGACCGGCGAGGAGCGCGCGAACGCCGAGTTGGTCTTCGACACGCTCCTGAATCAGGGGCTGAACGCCGCGCCGTTCGGCCGGACGACGTGGGAGTCGCTGACGCTCGAAGCCGGGACGCCGCTGTTCGAGTCGGAGCTACGGGGCCGCATCCCGAACGTCGTCGGTCTCCGGAACGCGGTGGACTTCGAGAAGGGGTGTTTCGTCGGCCAGGAGGTCGTCTCGCGCGTCGAGAACCGCGGCCAGCCGAGTCAGCGACTCGTCGGGCTTCGACCGGAAGCGGTGCCCGACTCGGGCGCGGCGGTGTTCAGAGGCGACGAGGCGGTCGGCGAAGTGACGCGAGCGGTCGAGAGTCCGACCGCCGGGGAACCCGTCGCGTTCGGCGTGGTCGATTTCGAGACGGACGAATCCAATTTAACCGTCCGCGTCGGCGGCGAGGAGGTCCCGGCCGAGCTCGCCGACCTCCCGTTCGTAGAGGGGAGCGACCGGTCGGCGCGCGTGCCGGAGTACTAG